The following proteins are co-located in the Periplaneta americana isolate PAMFEO1 chromosome 12, P.americana_PAMFEO1_priV1, whole genome shotgun sequence genome:
- the LOC138710020 gene encoding uncharacterized protein: protein MKLLINLCVFTMLALGSNRVFTEARHRHLNDLQGLLRLAWNGTMCNIDAIMKENIFQRVLRSPSVKPCPSNLTIDYDPKRRPDVIFNYTCGNCGGMRCSSKSNAECGEVYTEISTYNYFSKKTSRVRVSVGCVCKAAVSRRAQEITPPQIL from the exons ATGAAACTCTTAATAAATTTATGTGTATTTACTATGTTGGCACTAGGCAGTAATCGTGTATTCACAGAG GCAAGACATCGACATCTCAATGATCTTCAAGGTTTGCTGAGACTAGCCTGGAATGGTACCATgtgtaatattgatgccataaTGAAAGAGAATATATTCCAACGTGTGTTGCGCAGTCCGTCTGTGAAACCCTGCCCTTCAAATCTTACAATCGACTACGATCCTAAGAGACGTCCCGACGTCATATTCAACTACACGTGCGGCAACTGCGGTGGAATGAGATGCTCCAGTAAAAGCAATGCGGAATGCGGGGAAGTTTATACCGAGATCAGCACCTACAACTACTTCAGCAAGAAGACCTCTCGAGTCAGGGTATCTGTGGGGTGCGTCTGCAAGGCAGCAGTTTCAAGGAGAGCTCAAGAAATAACTCCGCCGCAAATTTTGTGA